The nucleotide sequence AGCACCGGTTCCGCCGCGGACCGTTCCCCGGCGGGTGGCGTGGCCACCGCGATCACGGCGGTGACGGGGATCGCGATTTCGCCGTTGTTGGGCACCGGGGCTTACGGGGCTTACCAATATTTTCAAACCCCGGCCGAACACCGGGCGGAGCTGCCGTGGTTTGCGCAGATGAGTTTCTGGCTACCGGCGCTGGCTATCGTCGGCGCTTGCGCGGCCAAGGACGCGGCGGGCGCGGCGTTGCCCCCCGGTTGGAAAAAGCCGCTCGATGTGCTGGAGACGATTGAAAACCAGGCGACCGGGCTGGTGGCCGCGGGTGCGGTGGTGCCGTTCACCATGGCGGCGATGTCCAAGATGATCCTGGGCTCCGGTGAAGCGGCGGCGGCGGCCGGTGAGACCCTCAACCTGGGCGGCGTGGGCATGATCCATCTCGCCGCGATCGACTGGTCCTGGTTGCTCAACATCATCACGGTGCCGTGTGGCATCGCGATCTTTGCGGTGGTGTGGATGGGTTCGCACGCGATCAATGGTCTGATCCTGCTCAGCCCGTGGGGGGCGATCGACGCGGCGCTCAAGGGCGCTCGCACGAGCCTGCTGGGTCTGTTGGTGATCGCGAATCAGTTCGATCCGTGGGTGAGCGCGGGGATCTCGATCGTCGTCATCATCTTCGCCTATTTCATTGCCGGGTGGTCGTTCCGGCTGTCGGTGTTCAGCAGTGTGTTTTGCTGGGATTATTTCACGATGCGCAAAGGGCGCTACAAGGTGCAGTTCAACGACAACAAGGTCTTTGCCGGCACGGGACTGGGCACGGCTCCGCAACGCACTTACGGACGTCTGCATCGCACGGAGGACGGCACGTTGCAGTTCACCTACAAGCCGTGGCTGGTGCTGCCGGAAAAGCGCGTGGAGGTGCCGCCGGCGCAGCAATTGGCGGTGGGTTGCGGCGCATTCTTTTGCAACGTCACGGACGGTCGGGCCGAGGTGTTTGTGCTGCCTCCGCGGTATCGTTCGCATGAGGAAGAACTGGCCGAGGCCTATCATTTGGGTTTGGGCGTCACGCCGATTGGCTTCAACAAGGCGTGGAGTTGGTTGCGCGGGGCGGTGGGGGGCAAACCTGTTGCAACCCCGGTTTGATTCCCGCCCCCACGCTTTTTACCCCGCTGCTCGTTGATCTTCCTCCAAACCCCATGAAATCCTCCACTCTGCATTGGCGCGACGGCGCCTGGGTGGCGCCGGACGATCTTGTCCCGTCGCCGCAATTGATCCTCGTTTTCGGAGCGGGAGACGTGCTGCGCCATGCGGCCGCTCGCGCGGAATTGCGGTCGCGGTTTCCCGGGGCGGAGATCGCGGGATGCAGCACGGCGGGTGAAATCGCCGGACGCGTGGTGAGCGATGGAGGCGCGGTGGCTTTGGCGGTGGAGTTTGGTTCCACGCGGGTGCGCGGGGTGTCGCAGCGCATCAGTCAGGTGCAGGACAGCGAACGCGTCGGAGAGGAACTGGCCGCATCGTTGCGGGCGGATGATCTGGCGCACGTTCTCATTCTCAGCGATGGACTGCAGGTCAATGGTGCGGCGCTCGCCCGGGGTTTGCGGGCGGGATTGCCGGCGGCCGTCAGCGCCACGGGTGGTCTGGCGGGCGACGGGCCGCGTTTTGCCGAAACCACCGTCCTGTATGGTGACGAAGCGTCGACGGGATTGGTCGTGGCGATCGGATTATACGGGTCGAACTTGGAGGTCCGGTGGGGATCGGCTGGAGGATGGGAAGCGTTTGGCCCGAAACGCCTCGTCACGCGGGCGGAAGACAACGTGCTCTTTGAGTTGGACGGCCAACCTGCGCTGGCGCTCTACAAGACCTATCTGGGAGATCGGGCTGACGGATTACCAGCCACGGGCTTGTTGTTCCCGCTCGAACTTTTGCCCGAGACCGACGCTGAGCCCAGCGTGGTGCGCACGATTCTCGCCATGGATGAAGCCGCGCAGTCGCTCACCTTTGCCGGCGACGTGCCCGAGGGGCGTCAGGTGCGGCTCATGAAGTCCACCATCGACAAACTCATCTGGGGCGCCGAGCAGGCCGCCGAAGTGGTCGAACCGACCTGCCCGGTCGAGGTCGCGCTGTTGGTGAGTTGCGTGGGTCGTCGCTTGCTGCTCGATCAGCGGGTCGAGGAGGAGATCGAAGCTGTGATGACCGAACTGGGCAACCCGCGCGGCGCGGTCGGTTTCTATTCCTATGGTGAAATTGGCCCGGCGGGTCTTGCGCATGGGTGTAATTTGCACAATCAAACCATGACGCTTACGACGCTCGCCGAGCGCTCGATCTGAGTCTGGTTCATCCGCTGTTTTTGGTCTCATGCATCCTCTGCTCGCCCGTCAGATAAAAAAGAAACTGCCCGGAAAGGATATCAGCTCCGGCCCCTGGGCGGATTTTGTGGCGGCGGTGGACGCGGCTTATCAACAAGCGGATCAGGAACGTGAATTCGTCGAACGCACGCTCGATGTCGTGTCGGGCGAGCTCACGCAGGCGAACGAACAAATTCGGCGCGATGCGGACAACCGCCTGCGTGATCTGTCGCGTTATTATGAGCAGACGCTCGAACTGCAGCAGGGCATGATCGTGTGTTTCCGCAAGGAAGCCGGAGTGTTCGTGCATACGTTGTGCCGCGGCGTGCTGGCGACGCGGTTGGGCTGGACGGCCGAGAAGGTGGAGCACCATCAGCTGGGTGATTTTCTTCCACCCGAGCGGGTGGCGGAATTGAGCAAAGTCTACGAGCAGGCCTGGTCCGGCGAGGCGG is from Synoicihabitans lomoniglobus and encodes:
- a CDS encoding FIST signal transduction protein yields the protein MKSSTLHWRDGAWVAPDDLVPSPQLILVFGAGDVLRHAAARAELRSRFPGAEIAGCSTAGEIAGRVVSDGGAVALAVEFGSTRVRGVSQRISQVQDSERVGEELAASLRADDLAHVLILSDGLQVNGAALARGLRAGLPAAVSATGGLAGDGPRFAETTVLYGDEASTGLVVAIGLYGSNLEVRWGSAGGWEAFGPKRLVTRAEDNVLFELDGQPALALYKTYLGDRADGLPATGLLFPLELLPETDAEPSVVRTILAMDEAAQSLTFAGDVPEGRQVRLMKSTIDKLIWGAEQAAEVVEPTCPVEVALLVSCVGRRLLLDQRVEEEIEAVMTELGNPRGAVGFYSYGEIGPAGLAHGCNLHNQTMTLTTLAERSI